Sequence from the Bremerella volcania genome:
CGATCGTCCACCAGCCGAGCTGATCGACGCTGATCTTCGGACCTCGCACGTCACCATAGGGGGCCCCGCGAATGATCCACTGGGCAGCCGGTTCCTGTTCGGTGCCGGGCTTGGCTGGTTGGAATTCGATGAAGATGCCTGGCCAGTTTTCCTCTGTTTCATTCGAGGTGTAACTGAAAAGGCCTGCCCCCTTCTTCTTCGAGCGGCTTCCGATGCAGGTCGTGCGGAAACCAAACGTTGCGGCGCCCTTGTACTGTTCCCACTTCTCGAATGGTGGCAGGTAAACCCGGGTCACGGCACTCGGGTACTGACGTACCGAGTAGCTGCCAGGCACACGGCAGATGAAGTCGTCCTGGCCAAGTTCATGGCTGGCACGGAAGGGGATGTTGGACTGCAGCGTCATCATCAAGAGCGCGCCTTTGCTTCCGGGAATTCCCCCTTCTGGCGTTTCGACGCGGCGGATGTAGTCGGGATGACCGCGCTTGCTGCTTTCGCCCCACAGCTTGTTCTTTGACATCCCACCAGGCAGGCGGACGTTGTTGTCCTGTTCGTGGCTCGACTTGGGATGGTTGTCGATGTATTCCCAGTTCTCGTCTTCCAGGTCATCGAGCCAAATACGCTGGCCTTGCCCTGGTACAACCGGGTTCTGAGCCCAGACAACCGACGAGGTTAAACAGGAAAACGCGAGAATCAGAGCAAAGCAAATACGCATGACACTATTGGTTTTGCTAGCTGGTGGCATTGGTGGTAGTCCGGACGAATCGGGCAACCTCTTAGGGCTCTTATCGGCTCAAGAGTAGCGATTATTCAGGAAATACCGGTTTACCGCCAGCCTCACTTGACCAGCGGAAGAATCTACTCGTTTCCGATCGCCCAGAGGGCATCGAACGTCCGCAGGTAGATTTTTCCATTGCTGATGACCGGCGAAGCGGCAATCGCTTCTCCCACTTCGTTCTGAGCGAGGACCTTAAACTCTCGGCCTGCTTGCACGACGGTCACCATCCCATCGCGACCGGTGAGATAGATCTTTCCGTCCGCATAAACGGGGGACGCCCGATGGCGAATGCGGTTGGTGCGTTCCTCGTACAATTGCTTCCCCGATTCCTTTTCCAGGGCGATCAGATTGCCGTTCTCGCGGCAAAGGTAAACTAAGTCGTCCACGATCAGCGGCGACGGAACATCTGGCGTGATCTCGAACGTCCAGTAGTACAGGTCTTTCTTATCGGTGATGTTGCCCTTGCCGGTCGTCTTCACCGCGGCCGTGATACCACGTTTGGCGGAAGGAACCACGACCATTCCATCCTTGGCGACCGGAGAGGAAACAAAGCGAAGAGTCACGTCGTAGCGTCCAGGAGGATGCAAGCCACCGACGCGCCAGATCTCGTTGCCCGTTTCCAGATCGTAGGCGATTGAGTAATCCGCACCGTGAGTGAGCAGGAACTTCGCTTCCTTGCCGTCGTACACGATCGGCGAGGCATAGCTGTGTTCGCACTCCTGGCGGGCATCGCTCGTTCGATCGGTGACCCAGGCCTTCTTGCCGGTGGCCTTATCAATGGCCACGACCTTGGCGCCGCCACTGTGAATCAACTGCAGGTAGATCTTGTCTTTGTGCAGAACCGGAGTACTGGTCAGCCCGAACTGAATGTCGAACTTGCCGTACTTTTCCTGCACGTCGATCTGCCAGACCTCGTTCCCTTCAAAGTCAAAGCAGGCAAGCGAGCCGTTCGAGAAGAAAGCCCAAACATGTTTACCATCGGTCGAAGGAGAGGGTGCTGCCGAGTTGCCTTCGTCGCCGCGAACGTCACGGTTGCCGCTACCCAGCTTGCGCCGCCACCTCTCGACGCCGTCGGTGCCGACACACATCAAGATAAGGTCGTCATCGGCGACGGAAGTCAGGAAGATATGATCGTCCCAGACGACTGGGGTCGAGCCGGCCGCCCCTGGCATGGGCAATCGCCAGGCGATATTCTTGTCGGCGCTCCACTGGGTGGGCAGGTTCTTTTCGGAACTGATCCCTTGGTTTTCAGGACCGCGCCACGAGGGCCAATTTTCCGCGGTCGCGGACGAAACAATGGTAATGACGAGAAGGAGAACGGCGGGAATCGTGCTTTTCATGAGTGGGTTTCCGTCGGAGGACAACGGGTTAGGCTTTCGAAGATTGCCGCATTATAAGGGGTAATCGACCGAAAAATCGGACGAAACGGCCCTGCTTTGCCTCGGACTGCCATTTTTTGGCCCGAGAAGTGCGGACATGGAAAGTTTGCGGCATTATGCTGAGGCGGTCAAGACTTACTACGACTTAGCTTGGTCGTAGATGCTTGAATTAATAGGAAAGGGGTGTCGACCTCCTTTGAGAAGATTCATGAGACTTACCAACATCCCCCAGCTTTATCGCAACGTAAACCGCTGGACTGAGATTCTCTCGGTGCTCAGCCGGTACGGGCTGGCGGACTGGATTCAACGCTTTCAGTTCGACTTCGCCAAAGGATTTCTCAAAGATCGAGATGGGGAGGTTCTGGCGAAATATACGCGCGAAGCCCGCGTTCGGATGGCCTTGGAAGACCTCGGACCGACCTTCATTAAGCTCGGTCAGATCTTGAGCACTCGGCCTGATATCGTGGGGGTCGACCAGGCGGAAGAACTGAAAAAGCTGCAGGCCAACGTGCCAGCCGATCCACCGGAACAAGTTCGCAAGCTGATCGAAGAAGAGTTGGGGCAGCCGATCGATCAACTCTTTTCGACATTCGAAGACAAAGCACTCGCCTCGGCATCGATTGGCCAGGTTCATCTTGCCCGGCTGTTTACCGGCGAGAAGGTCGTCGTCAAAGTACAGCACCACGGCATCGAGAAGAAGGTTTCCGAAGACCTCGACATACTATCCGGCCTCGCAGCGTTGGCGGAAAACGTTCCGGAGTTTCGCGACTATCACCCGAAGGCAACCGTGGCCGAGTTCCAGCGGGCACTTCGCCGCGAACTCGATTTTGGACGCGAGGAACGCAACATTCTGCAGTTCGAGGCGGCCTTCGAGCATAACGATACCGTTCAAATTCCGAAGGTCTACCCCGATCTATGCACCCCGCGGGTGCTGACGATGGAGTACATCGATGGGATCAAACTGAACGAGCAAGAACGGCTTGTGGCCGAAGGGATCGATCTCAGTGAAGTGGCTCGGCGTGGTGCCGAGTTGTACATGCACATGATCTTCGACACCGGCTTCTACCATGCCGACCCGCACCCTGGCAACTTGGTGCTTCTGCCTGGGGATGTGATCGGCCTGCTCGATTTCGGGATGATCGGACGGATCGATGACCGATTGCGGGAAGATATCGAAGACCTGCTGATGGGCATCACGGGTCGCGATGCAGAGCTACTGACGTCGACGATCATCCGCATTGGATCGACCCCGCCTGATCTGGATGAACGAGCCTTGCGCCGCGACGCGAATGATTATGTCTCGGACTTCGCGAACCAACAGCTTGAAGGACTGAATTTCGCCGACGCGGTCAACGAGATGTTCAAGATCGTGCGGAACTATCGTATTCAGTTGCCCCCCCAGGTCGTCATGCTGCTAAAGACGATGATGATGCTGGATGGCACCGGGCGAATGTTGAATCCTCAGTTCAGCTTGAGTGAGCTGCTGCACAAGCATCGTCGCCGCATCATGATGAAGCGTTTCTCGCCGTCGCGAAGACTGCGGAAACTGTGGCGAATGTACAACGAGCTGGAACGGCTGGCCGAGGTGATGCCGCGGCGGATCAGCGAGATCCTGGAACTGGTGCGGGTCGGCAAATTTGACATTCACCTCGATCACCGGCGGCTGGAACCTTCGGTCAATCGCATGGTGATGGGGATTATGACCGCGGCCCTGTTCATCGGTTCGTCGCAGATGCTCAGCTCGGACGTCCCTCCCCTGCTCTTCAAGGAAGAGTCGTGGCTACAGATGAAAGATATCTCGATCCCTGGGGCAGTCGGACTTGTGATCAGCTTTGCGATCGGCTTTCGCCTGGTGATGGCAATTAACCGATCTGGCAAGTTGGATCGAGAATAGGCCCTAGGCGGCCTTGCGGTCGGATTGAATGGTGACCGGAATCGTGGCTGGCTCCGGCTTGGGAGCGAGCGACTTCAGGACTTGTTCGATCTGCTGGTCGAGGGTGTCCAGCTCTTTCAGAACTTGATCCTGGCGTCGGCAAAGTTCGTCGACGATGTTTGCGATTCGAGCGGAAGTACTCATGAAGGTGTCCTGAGCCCGGAAAGAGATTCGACCGTAGAAGAATCGGAACTGGCTCGGACGATCTGAACGACGAAATAGCCCCTGCGATGCTGGCAGTCAGGCTAAAATGTTAAGCTGTACCGGTCGCGCGATCTCTTCGCTTGCCTGCCAGCAGATCAGCCCCCTCAAACGGATTACGCCGACGACTTCTCGGCTTACACATTACGGCTGAGCGAGAAGATTGGCATGAGCAGCGCCAACGCGATCCCACCCACGACCACCCCCATCACGGCAATCATGATCGGTTCGATGAGGCTCGTGGTGGTTTTGATCGAGAGATCGACGTCGTGTTCGTAGTGGCTGCTCACCTTTTCCAGCACGTCGTCCAGGCGGCCGGTTTCTTCGCCGGCGGCAATCATTTGCACGATGGTCGCCGGGAACAGCTTGCTCTTGCGCAGGCTTTCATGGATCTGGCTACCTGAGGTAACCGCATCGATTACGTTACGCCAAAGCTGCGCGTAGTTGGCGTTGTTGCAAACCTGCGAAGTCAGCTCCAGCGACTGAAGCATGGGAACGTCGCTACGGACCAAAGTGCCGAGCGTATTGAGACTTCGGGCGATGGTCACCTTGCGAATCATCGGCCCGATGATCGGAACGTTGAGCTTGACCGTGTCGATGACCTTTCGGCCTGTCTCGCTTCTTTTGAAAAAGTAGAAAGCCACGCCGGTGGCGATCAACGCCGGAATCCAATACATCCAGTAGTTCAACAGAAAATCGGATGCAGTCATCATAAAGACGGTCGGCCCAGGCAACTTCACCCCCTTGCGGTTGAAGAGCGGCTCGAACTTGGGAAGCACGAACGTCAGCAGGAAGATGGTCACGCCACATGCCAGCAGGATCATGACAGCAGGATATGCGAGCGCCGCGCGGATCTTGCCCTTGGTTTCGGCTTCCTTGCGAAGGTACTGGGCAACCTTCTCGAGCATCTCGCCCATGAGGCCTGTCTGTTCACTCGCGCGAATCAGGGCGATGTAGGTTTGATCGAAATACTTCGGATATTTAGCCAGCACCGACGAGAAGTCTTCGCCCCCTTCCACCTCTTTTTTCAGGCTGAGGATCAGCCCCTTCAGGGCTTCGTTCTTTTCCTGAGAAGCGATGCCATGGAGAGCGGTGGAAAGGTTGATGCCGGTTTCAATCATCACCGACAGCTGACTGGTCATGTAGATGATGTCATGCTTGGTGATGCGGCTACCACCGAGGGAAAACCCGCCGGAAGATTCTTCCTCAATTGCGATCAGCTGCAGGCCATCACCGGCTAGCATGCTGCGGGCTTCGTCGACGCTTTCGGCATCGATCGAGCTATCGTGAATATTCCCGAGCTTGTCTTTGGCTTGATAGGCGAAGGTTTGCATGGCTTACTGCTTGTTTAATAGACGATGTCCCCGGTGGCATGAATCACTTCTTCGACGGTTGTGATTCCTTCTTTCACCTTGCGGTAGCCGTCCAACTGCATTCCGATCAGCGAGTTGTTGTTTTGAGCGATCTTGCGCATCTCGGCGAGCGAAGCCCCGTTGACGATCGCGTCACGGAGTTCGTCCGAAATGGTCAATAGTTCGTGAACGCCAATACGTCCGCTGTAGCCCGTATTGCGGCATGCCCGGCAGCCGACACCGCGGCGGAACGAGTCGATCTCGTACCCCATGCGTTCGAGTGCCCGGCGGAGGTTGCGGTCCGGCTCGTACGATTCGCTGCACTTCGGGCAGATACGCCGAACAAGCCGCTGGGCGAGTACCATGTTGAGCGCGGCGCCGATCAGGTACGGCTCGACGCCCATGTTGACCAGACGGGTGACGGCCGAAAGGGCGTTATTGGTGTGCAGCGTGCTGAGCACCAAGTGACCGGTGAGGGCCGCTTGAATAGCGGTACGTCCCGTTTCTTCGTCACGAATTTCACCCACCATGATCACGTCAGGGTCTTGTCGCAACAGAGTACGCAATGCAACCGAGAACGTCAGGCCGACGCGTTCTTGGACTTGAAACTGGTTGATCAACGGCAAGTGGTATTCGATTGGGTCTTCCACCGTGCAGATATTGTTCTCCATGGTGGCGATCTCGTTGAGCGCCGCGTAGAGCGTCGTCGATTTACCACTGCCGGTCGGTCCCGTCACCAGGACGATGCCGTTAGGAGCATGCACGTTGGCGGATAGTCGTGTGAGAATGTCTTCCGCGAAACCGAGGTTCTTGAGAACGAGCGTGACTTTCTTCGTGTCGAGAACGCGAATCACGGTCTTTTCGCCTCGGTTGCCGGGGAAGGTGCTCACACGAAGGTCGATCTTGCGCGAGTCGAGCATCACGTTCACGCGGCCGTCTTGCGGCAAGCGGCGTTCGCTGATGTCGAGCCCGGCCATGATTTTGATACGACTGCTAACCGCGTTGAGCAGGTGAATGGGAACTTCCAGCGATTTATGCAGCTTGCCATCAATTCGGTAGCGAACCCGCATGCAGCGTTCGGCCGGCTCGATGTGGATATCGCTCGCCCCTTCCTTGACTGCGTTGTACACGACGTAGTTCACCAGGCGGATCACGGGAGACTGGCCCGCGATTTCCTCGACGTCGCCGATATCTTCGATCGCGTCCTCAATCAGCGTGACTTCGGTCTCGTTGTTGTCCTCAATGATGTCATCGATGACGAAGACCCGCGAGTCAGGTAACTGCGAGATCATGCGGCGTATGTCTTTGGACGAAGCCGCGACGATTTGAACCTGAAGACCTGTCTGGGTCTTGATTTCTTCGATCAGAAACAGGTTTGAGAGTTCCGACAGAGCGACACTCAGCACGCCGCGTATTTTGAACAGCGGAAAGATGCCGTGCTTTTCGATGTACTCGCGCGGAAGGAGGTCGACCACCTTCGGGTCGTACAAACGGGCTTCCAGACGCGCATGCGGCACACCATACTCGGTCGCCAGACATTCGATGACGTGATCTTCGGAGCAGAAGTCAAGCTCGACGAGGATTTCACCCAGCAGCTTGCCCTGGCCTCGCAATTTCTGATAAGCGAGCGCTTGTTCCAGTTGTTCGACCGTGACGTACCCGCGGCGGATCAAAAGATTACCCAGCCGAGGCGGGGCGCTGGTCATTGGGTTCATCATCGATTCCATGGCATCCTTCCTTTCCGCTTAGGCGAAGCTCTTGACGGCATCGATGACGCTGTCGAAAACTTCCAGCATTGAATCGAGACGGGTGACTTCCAGGATCTTGCGATTGGCGTAGTTCGTCGTGGCGATTCGCAGATCTCCCCCCTTCTCACGCAGAGTATCTTGCACGTCGAGCAGCGTTTCCAGGCCGACGCTGTCGATCGTTTCCGTGCCGTCGAGATCGACGATCAGCTTTTGACGTTCGCGTGATTCGAGGAACGCGCGTACGTTGTCGGCCTGATCCTCTCCCAATTCTTCAGGAGTGTGGACCACCATGACGGCGCCAAAGATTTCAGTCGACAGATTCATACTTTATTGGTTGTTGCTAAAAGGTAGCGACGTTCGGTACATACTTGCCTGTTTCCAGGACCTCTTGAATGCACTGCACCAGGCCGCGAGGGCTGAAAGGCTTGGCCAGGACGGCCGCGATGTCCAGTTCCGACGTGCCGTCGTCGCCGGAAAGGTCGTACCCTTTGGCCGTGAGCATGATGATGGGCAAGTCGGCTGTTTCGCTGTGGGAACGAATCGTGCGGCAGAGGGACAGACCATCCATGCGCGGCATGTGGAAATCGGTGATCAGGATGTCCGGACGTTCCTTTTGAATCGCTTCCCATGCTTCCTGCCCATCTTCCACGCACGTCACTTCAAAGCCGCTTCGCTTCAGCTTGAACTCAGCGGCACGCAGGATATGCATCTCGTCGTCGGCAATCAGAACTTGGACTGGCATCGGAGTCATTCCTTTTCTACATAGTATTTCGCGATTAGCTTGCGTGTTCGATCACTTGCACGGTAGGCAGAGCAATCATGAAGGTACTGCCCTTACCCAGTTCGCTCTTGACGGTGAGCGTTCCGCTGTGGACGTCTTCGACAATATGTTTGGCCAATGGCAGTCCGAGACCGGTGCCTGAGGCCATCTTCTGGTCTTTCTTCACGCGGTAGAACTTCTCGAAGACCATTTCGCAGTCTTCCGGACTGAGCCCCACCCCAGTGTCTTCCACCTCGAAGTGAACTTCACGATCGGACATCCGGCTGCGTAGCGTCACGCTGCCGCCGTCAGGCGTGTATTTGATGGCGTTGGAAAGCAGGTTGATCGCGGCTTGCAGGATCATGTCGCGGTCGGCCAGCACGCCCAGATACATTGGGCTAAGTTCGACCTTGAGGGTGATCTGTTTCTGTTCGGCGGTAGGCTGAACGATCGCGGCGGCCTCTTCGAGCAAGTCGTTCAAGGAACGCGGCTTCTTGCTGACGCTCACCACGCCGGCTTCGATTCGAGCCAAGTTCAGCAGGTTGTCGATCAATCGCTGCAAGCGGTCGGCCTGGCCGCTGATCACGCCGAGGAACTCGTCGCGAGTCTCTTCGTCTTCCGCTTCACCATCGGCAAGAAGCTCGGTGTAGGCCTTGATGCCGGCCAGCGGCGTTTTCATTTCGTGGCTCACCGCCGAGACGAATTCGGCGTTACGGCGCTGGATTGCCTTGTAGCCGCTGATGTCACGCATAACGGCCACGGCACCGAAACCGGAATCCGAAGCGCCTTCGTGTTCGCCTTCGGAAACGGTGTTCACCGTGACGCGGTACCAGTGCTTTTCACTGTCGGGGTCTTCCAGTTCAATCTCGGCCAGGCGGGTCGATTTCAGCTTGCGGCGGCGAGTCTCATGCAGCAGTTGTACGAGCGATTCGCAGTTCAATCCCTTTTCCAGTGGCGTTCCTTCGGCCACTTTCTCGAGCCCCAGCAGTTTGACGGCGGCTGGATTCATCAGGGTGATTTCACCGTATTGATTTACCATCAAGACCGGCTCGGTCAGGCCTTCGATGACCCAATAGATTTGAGCGGCTCGGGTTTCGGCCAGGTGTGCTTTGACTTCACTGCTGGCGGACTTCTGTTGAAAGTCGTAGATCTTCTCGCGGTCCTGATCAATGGACTGGAAGATCTCCAGCAGAATGTTCTGGGCACGGGCAGATAGGTTGGATTGCGCAATCTGCTGCTGAAAACTCTCGGGATCCAAGTCGTCAGAAGACATGGCGGCGAGCTTTTCGAGCTGTTCGTACAGAGTCTGGGAAAGTTGGCGATAAGACGATCGCTGAACAATGCTCAATACCAGCGCAATAGCCACGCCGACCATGGTCGAAACCGCCGGAAGCGATGCTCCGGCCGGATCCATGGCGATTGCTACTAGTGTGGCGACCAGAGTCAGGCCCAATACGATGGGGCATGACCAGGCAAAGAGGGCGAATATCCCCGGTCGATTCGCAGTCATTGTTTACGTCGATCTGAAAGGGTTGCGGCTCTAATCCGTCGCCTCTTGGGCCCCTGATGCGCAGTTCAGGGTGGTCCGCGAAGCGGGAAAGCTAACAAAACTTAGGTCAGATCAACACGAAGTCCATCGACGCATCGTTGCATCGAGTGATGCGTATCGCTTTCATAATCGAAATAATCGATACCAGGCGAATTTGGGACTAGGCTGAGACTCGTCGAACCGTTGTGTTGGGGACGATACGCTGAGAAATGCCATCCCACAAATCCGACAGTTCCGTGCAGAAGGCATATTGAATCTGGACTTCCACACGGTCGCCTGGTTCGACCTCCAGGGGCTCGTGCAGCGGGACCACAAGGTATTGATTGTGCCAGCAGACTTCCGATTGCTTTTCGAGCAACACCGATAGCACGTTCTTGGTGACCAAACGCCAGGCGTTAAGGGTCCCCCCCTTTTGCATCATCACGATGCCCTTCCAGGATACCTCGTGCGTGTATGTCTCATCGTAAATGACCGTTTGGTAAACGGCCGGCGAACCCAGGTCCTGGGTGCCAGCGACCTCGGCCATAGGTGGTTGAAACAGCGGTACCGGGGCGTGGAAGCCAGCAAACTGGTAGCTCTGCATCACCGGCTGGATAGCCAGAATGGTGGCTTCGGGAATAAAGCGAGGAAGCTTTGGCCCGTGTTTTTGCGTGTAATTCTGCTTGAATGCCTCGATCACCGCCGTCTGCTTTTCGCGGATCAGACCGACATGCAGCATCTCGCAGGTGACCACGTCGACCGGCTGGGGCGGGACGAACGTGGCGGCATCCTGGTGGACGATGGTGACTCGATCTTCGACCTGATTGATACGCAGGAAACGCCGGGCCACTTCGACGAGTTCGGGATTTCGCTCGACGTAGAAGACCTTAGCTCCCTGCATCGCCGCAAAATAGGAAAGAACGCCTGTGCCCCCACCCAGGTCGACAGCGGTCATTCCGGGGCGAACCGTTTCCGCGATGGCCTGCTGGAACGAGGTCATGCGGTAGTTGTCGCGGAGCATATCATAGTGGTAGTGCAGTGGAATAAACTGGCCGAGGACTTCAGGAGAACTCACTTCGTCGGAATCCTTTCAGGTCAGGGAGTACAAGCGGGGCAATAGTAGTGCCCCTGCCGAGGTGCCGCAAGGCGGATCTGTTAGGGTTAGAGTGGTTAATTCAAGGATGCAGGACAAACCGCAAAAGCGGTAAAGAGCGAATACAAGGGGCCAGGAATGCTCCAACGCGTTGCAGGCGTGCTATCAGGAAGCACAGGTTTTACCGATCAGTCCGATAAGTGGTCATCAGCCCTTGAGAATCTGATGTTTCAGCACGGAAGCGGATGTCCCCGTACTAACCACCGGGCAGTTTCGTTCCGATACATCTCGTTAGTTGCTGCTAAGATTTGGATACGGATCGGATACTTTCATGCTTTCAAGAGTCGAGATCGAAAACCTGCCTGCCCATGAACTCGAGATCCTGATGGAGTACGGGCAAGATCTGCTATCGCCGAGTGAACTGCTCGGAGTCCAACTATTCATTCAGCGGATTGGCGGGATACAGAATGCTCGACAAGCGATCGAGATGCTGAAGAAGCTGGAGCAGTAGCCAGCGAGCTGCGTCGCAGAACGTATCTCTTGAAGGGGCGTGTCTCTATGGCCCCTCGGAAGCTAGATTCCCGGAGTGCTTGCCGAACCAGCGGCTGCCATCTCGCACTTCTCGGCGCGAAGCAAGCGCAGCCAATCGAGATAATCTTCGATTTCCTCCATCGGCATCCCCAGTTGCAAGGCGGCCTGGATAGCGGAAATTCGCTCGAAGTAATCGCTCGAATTCTCAAGCAGCAGTTTGGCTTTTTCGTTGGCCATGGCTTTGACTCGCGTGTGTTGGTGATTTGCAGAACCTACCATGAAAAGGCTCGGCAAGAAATATGAACCTGCGCGTCCGTTGCACCTATTATTATCGTCACGCGAGAAAGTCTAGGTCATAAGGCACCACATGTTGATTACTAGCGCGAAGTTTCGCTTGGGATATTGTTATAAGACGTAAAAACACCAGGGCGCTAGCTGGTGTTTCGACATTTTCAACTTTTTGAAAAAAGGCCCAAAAAGCACGATTCTTCCGGGACAATCGGCCCTCACGTCCTAGACTTTTCGAGTGTCGTGCGCCCTTTGAGGCAAGTAGGTCTACGCCGTCGTTCAATGCGGAAGTCATAACTATGTCCGGTACCGAACTTAAGTCAGGTCTTCTTGCGGCATTGCTAGCGGATGATGGATTTCGTCCTGAAGAACCCAAGACATTGGAGGACACTCAGTTATCAGCAACGCTGGTTGAGTCGATCATCCTCAAGCTGTACCTGAACATTGGATCGATGAGCGGTCGCAAGACGGCCGAGCACATCTGCCTGCCGTTTGGCGTGGTCGAGGGACTGCTGACTTCGCTTCGCACACGTCAATTGATCACCCACTGCGGTTCCGCCCCGCTGAATGATTACACGTATACCCTGACCGATCAGGGACGTACGCGGGCCCAGACCTACATGCATTCGTGTTCCTATTTTGGCCCCGCGCCGGTATCGCTGGACGACTATATCACCTCGGTCGAGGCCCAGTCGGTAAGAAATGAAACGCCCAAGGAGGAGGATCTGCGTCGTGCGTTCGAGGGACTTTCTGTCGAGCCAGGCATGTTCGATCGATTAGGACCAGCCGTCAATTCCGGGGCTGGTCTCTTTCTTTATGGTGCTCCAGGCAACGGCAAGACGACCCTTGCTAAACGAATTACAGCCTGTTACGGGCAAGAGATTTGGATTCCACGGACCGTTGTGGAAGATGGCCAGTTCATCAAGCTGTTCGACGCCGCTTTCCATGAGACGGTCGACCAAGAGGAAAACAGCATCATCAAGAACGACAACTTCGATCATCGCTGGGTCAAGATTCAACGTCCGACCGTGGTTGTGGGTGGCGAACTGACCATGGATAGCCTCGAAATTCGTTTCGATCCGATCAACAACATTTGCGAAGCTCCGCTGCAAATGAAGAGCAACTGCGGTAGCCTGCTGATCGACGACTTCGGACGCCAGCGTATGCAGCCGCAGGAGTTGTTGAATCGTTGGATCGTTCCCCTGGAAAATCGAGTTGACTACCTGGCCCTGCCCAATGGAAAGAAGATTCAGGTGCCCTTCGAGCAGTTGATCATCTTCTCGACCAACCTCGAACCTTCCGACCTGACCGACGACGCGTTTCTGCGTCGTATTCCTTACAAAATTGAAGTGGAAGATGCTTCGCACGAAGAGTTCCACAAGCTGTTTCAGATCTTTACCAAGCAGTTTGGCTGCCGTTACGACGAAGAGTCGGTGACCCATCTGATTGACAAGCACTACACGCCCAACAAGCGTCCGCTACGACGCTGCCAGCCGCGCGACCTTCTGACGCAAATCCGCAACTACTGCGTCTACAAAGGATTTCCAATGGAGATGCGGCCAGAGTACTTTGACCTGGTCGTGGGAAGCTACTTTACCGTGGTTGCTGGCAACGACTAACCAGCCAGAGATTGAGCGAATCTTAGCGTGTTCTGATCGGTATCTTTCACGTACATCTCGCGCATCCGCCAGCTCTGGTCAGTGGGTGGCAAAGTGATCGGGATACCGCGAGCGACGAATTCTTCATGCAGCCGATCAACGTCATCGACCGTTATGAAGACCACGCCCCCCAATCTTCCATCGCCGGGAAATGACGAGAGATGCAGGACGGCACCGTCTCTCTCAACTCCCATATAGGCAGGGTTTATTTGGTTTGGATCGGGACGATAGCAGAATTGGTTCTGAAATCCGAGGCGTTCCAAATAGAAGTGCTCTGCGTCGCGTAAGCACGTGACGCGCAACACTGGAGTCGCTTCCAGCAGCATGGCTCATTCCCATCTCGTGACTATGGAAAATTGGTCGTCACAGCGAATGAGACAGCCTAACTTCTTTACGGCAGTGAAACCATCACTGGAGAATTCATGGAGGTCAGGTCATCGCAGTGAATGACGCCAACCGGCGTGCCGTCGCGAAGGACTTGTAGCCAGGACGAATCGTT
This genomic interval carries:
- a CDS encoding outer membrane protein assembly factor BamB family protein is translated as MKSTIPAVLLLVITIVSSATAENWPSWRGPENQGISSEKNLPTQWSADKNIAWRLPMPGAAGSTPVVWDDHIFLTSVADDDLILMCVGTDGVERWRRKLGSGNRDVRGDEGNSAAPSPSTDGKHVWAFFSNGSLACFDFEGNEVWQIDVQEKYGKFDIQFGLTSTPVLHKDKIYLQLIHSGGAKVVAIDKATGKKAWVTDRTSDARQECEHSYASPIVYDGKEAKFLLTHGADYSIAYDLETGNEIWRVGGLHPPGRYDVTLRFVSSPVAKDGMVVVPSAKRGITAAVKTTGKGNITDKKDLYYWTFEITPDVPSPLIVDDLVYLCRENGNLIALEKESGKQLYEERTNRIRHRASPVYADGKIYLTGRDGMVTVVQAGREFKVLAQNEVGEAIAASPVISNGKIYLRTFDALWAIGNE
- a CDS encoding ABC1 kinase family protein, with protein sequence MRLTNIPQLYRNVNRWTEILSVLSRYGLADWIQRFQFDFAKGFLKDRDGEVLAKYTREARVRMALEDLGPTFIKLGQILSTRPDIVGVDQAEELKKLQANVPADPPEQVRKLIEEELGQPIDQLFSTFEDKALASASIGQVHLARLFTGEKVVVKVQHHGIEKKVSEDLDILSGLAALAENVPEFRDYHPKATVAEFQRALRRELDFGREERNILQFEAAFEHNDTVQIPKVYPDLCTPRVLTMEYIDGIKLNEQERLVAEGIDLSEVARRGAELYMHMIFDTGFYHADPHPGNLVLLPGDVIGLLDFGMIGRIDDRLREDIEDLLMGITGRDAELLTSTIIRIGSTPPDLDERALRRDANDYVSDFANQQLEGLNFADAVNEMFKIVRNYRIQLPPQVVMLLKTMMMLDGTGRMLNPQFSLSELLHKHRRRIMMKRFSPSRRLRKLWRMYNELERLAEVMPRRISEILELVRVGKFDIHLDHRRLEPSVNRMVMGIMTAALFIGSSQMLSSDVPPLLFKEESWLQMKDISIPGAVGLVISFAIGFRLVMAINRSGKLDRE
- a CDS encoding type II secretion system F family protein, with the protein product MQTFAYQAKDKLGNIHDSSIDAESVDEARSMLAGDGLQLIAIEEESSGGFSLGGSRITKHDIIYMTSQLSVMIETGINLSTALHGIASQEKNEALKGLILSLKKEVEGGEDFSSVLAKYPKYFDQTYIALIRASEQTGLMGEMLEKVAQYLRKEAETKGKIRAALAYPAVMILLACGVTIFLLTFVLPKFEPLFNRKGVKLPGPTVFMMTASDFLLNYWMYWIPALIATGVAFYFFKRSETGRKVIDTVKLNVPIIGPMIRKVTIARSLNTLGTLVRSDVPMLQSLELTSQVCNNANYAQLWRNVIDAVTSGSQIHESLRKSKLFPATIVQMIAAGEETGRLDDVLEKVSSHYEHDVDLSIKTTTSLIEPIMIAVMGVVVGGIALALLMPIFSLSRNV
- a CDS encoding GspE/PulE family protein, producing MESMMNPMTSAPPRLGNLLIRRGYVTVEQLEQALAYQKLRGQGKLLGEILVELDFCSEDHVIECLATEYGVPHARLEARLYDPKVVDLLPREYIEKHGIFPLFKIRGVLSVALSELSNLFLIEEIKTQTGLQVQIVAASSKDIRRMISQLPDSRVFVIDDIIEDNNETEVTLIEDAIEDIGDVEEIAGQSPVIRLVNYVVYNAVKEGASDIHIEPAERCMRVRYRIDGKLHKSLEVPIHLLNAVSSRIKIMAGLDISERRLPQDGRVNVMLDSRKIDLRVSTFPGNRGEKTVIRVLDTKKVTLVLKNLGFAEDILTRLSANVHAPNGIVLVTGPTGSGKSTTLYAALNEIATMENNICTVEDPIEYHLPLINQFQVQERVGLTFSVALRTLLRQDPDVIMVGEIRDEETGRTAIQAALTGHLVLSTLHTNNALSAVTRLVNMGVEPYLIGAALNMVLAQRLVRRICPKCSESYEPDRNLRRALERMGYEIDSFRRGVGCRACRNTGYSGRIGVHELLTISDELRDAIVNGASLAEMRKIAQNNNSLIGMQLDGYRKVKEGITTVEEVIHATGDIVY
- a CDS encoding STAS domain-containing protein — translated: MNLSTEIFGAVMVVHTPEELGEDQADNVRAFLESRERQKLIVDLDGTETIDSVGLETLLDVQDTLREKGGDLRIATTNYANRKILEVTRLDSMLEVFDSVIDAVKSFA